In Streptomyces rapamycinicus NRRL 5491, the genomic stretch CCGGCGTGATGTGACGTGATGTGAAGGGTGGCCCGCCTCTGAACAAGGGGGTGGGCGCCCTGGCGCGGCCGGACCCGGCCCGGCGTTCGGGGTGGGCCCCGGCGTGGCGTTCGGGGTGTCCCGGTATGGCGTTCGGGGTGGGTCCCCCGGCGTGGCCGGGAAGCCTGTCCGGGTGGGACGGGCAGGCCCGTCACCTACGCGAGGGAGGCTGTCCGGCGGATGGGAACCCGCCGGGCGTCCGCGGTGTAGGACAAGTGACAGCAGTGCAGGGGCGGCGCTCGCGGGGGCCGCCAGTCAAGGAGGCAGTCATGGTGGACTCGACGCACCCGGCCCCGGACGCGGTCGGCTTTCTCTACCCCGGATACTCCGCCGAGGACGAATACCCGCGCCTGGAAGGCATGCTCGGCGGCGACAGCGGCGACATCCGGCTTCCACTGGTCCACACCGACATCGGTGAGGACGCCCATCGGGTGGACGCCCTGCTGGAGATGGGGTCGGCGGCCCGCCTCGCGGCCGGGGTCGCCGAGCTCGCCGAGCGCGGCGCCCGGGCCGTGGTCTGGGCGTGCACCAGCGCCAGCTTCGTCTTCGGCTGGGAGGGTGCCAAGGAGCAGGTGCGCGAGCTGAGCGAGACGGCGGGGATGCCCGCCTCCAGCACCTCCTTCGCCTTCGCCCACGCGGTGCAGGCGCTCGGCGCCGACCGGGTGGCCATCGCCGCCACCTATCCGGAGGACGTCGCCGACTACTTCCGGGCATTTTTGAAGGCGGCCGGCGCCGAGGTGGTCTCGATGCGCGGCAGCGGGATCATCACGGCCGCGGAGGTCGGCACCTGGGGCCGGGAGGAGGTGCTGGAGCTGGGCCGCGCGGGGGATCACCCCGAGGCCCGGGCGGTGCTCCTGCCGGACACCGCCCTGCACACCGCCGCCTGGATTCCGGATCTGGAGGCGGAGCTGGGCAAGCCGGTGCTCACGGCCAACCAGGTCACGGTCTGGGAGGGGCTGCGGCTGCTGGGCCGTGATCCGGTCCATGACCGGCTGGGCACGCTCTTCGCCCGGAGCGGCGGATAGCGCGGCGGGTGGCGCGGCCGCGGGCGGGCGCGCCGAAGGGGCCGAGGAGCCGGTGACGGGGAGCTGAACCCCCGCGAAATTCCATGGCGCTCTTTTGCCATCAGGGCATTCCGCTTATCGGACTGCGCCTAGCATGCAGCCGTGCGTCGCCAACATCTCTCCCCGGTCCCGCCGGCACGTCATCTGCTGGTCGCCGGTGCGGTGACGGTGGCCACGGCCGTCGGAATCGGCGCGCTTGCGGTCGGCGGAGGCTCCTCGGGCGGCTCTCGTGCGCACCCCTCCGCGAGCGGAAGCGCGCCCACGAAGGCGTCGGACGGGCTGCGGCACACCTCCGTCGAGGTGTCCGAGGGCGGCTGCGGCCGTGGCTGGACCGGTGCCACCCGTGGCAAGCAGGTCTTCGATCTGCGGAACACCTCCAGCAGACCGGCCGAGGTCTATCTCACCAATCCGGCGAACGGCGCCGTCTACGGAGAGGTGGAGGGCCTGGGCCCCGGCACCAGCAGACCGTTGAGCGTCACGCTCGGCGGGGGCTCCTACGCCTTCGTCTGCCTGCCCGAGGACGCGGACGCGGTCACCGGGCCCACCGTCACCGTGTCCGGACCGGCGCGGGGTGGTGGCCCGGCCGCGGTCCCGGTCAGCCAGCAGGATCTGATCCCGCCCACCATCGCCTACCAGAAGTGGGTGGCGGGCCGGATGGACGAGCTGGTGCGGCGTACGGACGCGCTGCGCTCGGCCATCCACTGCGGCGACCTGGCCACGGCCCGTGCGGCGTGGCTGCCGGCCCATCTGGTGTACGAGCGGATGGGCGCCGCCTATGGCACCTTCGGCGACGCCGACGGGGCGATCAACGGCACCACGGCGGGGCTGTCCGACGGGGTCCACGACCCGGACTTCACCGGCTTCCACCGCCTCGAGTACGGCCTGTGGCACGGCGAGTCCGCGAGCTCACTGCGCCCGGTCGCCGACCGGCTCGTCAAGGACGCACGAGACCTGCGGGACGATTGGCCGCGGGAGCGGATGGACCCGGCCGACCTGGGCCTGCGGGCGCACGAGATCATGGAGAACACCGTGCAGTTCGAGCTGACCGGCCGCACCGACTACGGCAGCGGCACCAACCTGGCCACCGCGCGGGCCAACCTGGACGGCACCCGGGCCGTGCTGCGCCGGCTGGAGCCGCTGCTGAAGCCCCGTGCCCCCTGGCTGCCCGAGCTGGAGAGCGACCTGGACCGGGCCCAGCGGACCCTGGAGCGCTCGCACCACGGCGACGGCTGGACCCCGTTGGACCGGCTGAGCCGCACCGGGCGCCAGCGGCTCAACGCGGACACGGGCGCGCTGGTGGAGCGGCTGGCCCAGGTGGCGGCGCTGATGGATGTGCGGAGGACCCGGTGAGCGAGGTGCTGCGCAGGGGCTTTCTGCTGGGCGCCGCCGCGGGCACGGTCGGCGTGGTGGCGGGCACGGCCGCGGGCACGGCGGCCGCGAAGGAGGACGGGCCGGAGAAGAGGCCGGTCCGCGCCCCCTTCCACGGCACCCATCAGGCCGGGATCCTCACCCCGCCCCAGCGGGCCACCGCGTTCATCGCCTTCGACACCATGGCCGAGGGCCGCGAGGAGCTGACCGACGCCTTCCGTACGCTCACCGAGCGGTGCCGCTTCCTCACCACCGGAGGCGCCCCCGATCCGGTCGGGATCACCGCGCCGCCCGCCGACTCCGGCACCCTGGGCCCGGAGGTGGCCGCCGACCGGCTGACCGCGACCGTCGGCGTGGGCGCCTCGCTCTTCGACGAGCGCTACGGACTGCGGGACCGCAAGCCCCGGCGGCTGCACACGATGCGGTCCTTCCCCGACGACGATCTCGACCCCGACTGGTGCCATGGCGATCTGAGCGTCCAACTGTGCGCCGACAGCACGGACACGGTGCTGCACGCGCTGCGCGACATCGCCCGCCACACCCGGGGCGCGCTGCAGATCCGCTGGCGTATCGACGGCTTCGTCAGCCCGCCGCGCCCGTCCGGCACCCCGCGCAACCACATGGGGTTCAAGGACGGCACCGCCAACCCGGACACCGGGGACGCCCGGGCGATGGACCGTCTGGTGTGGGTGGGCGCGCACTCAGGGGAGCCCGCCTGGGCCACCGGCGGCAGCTATCAGGTGATCCGGCTGATCCGGATGCTGGTGGAGTTCTGGGACCGGGTGTCGATCAGCGAGCAGGAGCGCATGTTCGGCCGCAGCCGGGACTCGGGCGCCCCGCTGGACGGTCAGCACGAGTTCGACACCCCGCGCTTCGCACAGGACCCCAAGGGCGACGTCATTCCGCTGGACAGCCATATACGGATGGCCAATCCGCGCACCGCCCGGACCGAGGACCAGCGCATCCTCCGCCGTGCCTACAACTACGACCGGGGCATGGACGGCAATGGCAACTTGGACATGGGGCTGCTGTTCTGCTGCTACCAGCAGGATCTCGAGCGCCAGTTCGAGACCGTGCAGAAGCGGCTGGCGGGGGAGCCGCTGGTGGACTACATCACGCCCTTCGGCGGCGGCTATTTCTTCGCCCTCCCCGGGGTGAGGGACCGCTCCGACTGGCTGGGACGGACCCTTCTGTCCTGATCGTCGCCCCACCATCCGGTCAAGAACACCTCAAGAGTTCCTTGGATTCTTCTGACCCTCTATTCACTCGGCCGTCTCCATGGATTCCATCGGAGAGTCCTGCCCGCGGCACAGGATCAGGCGCAGGCGTGAAACGCGAATCATGTGGAGGCATGGCATGGGCGGCACGGCAGGATCCGAAGGCGGCCGACGGCGTGGCCGGGTCGCGCGCTGGGGTGCCCTGGCCGGCGCCGCGGCCCTGGCGACCGTGGGCGGGGTGGCCCCCGCATGGGCCGCGCCCGCGAAGGGCGGCCACACCGCGACCCCGGTGAAGCATGTGGTGGTGATCTTCGACGAGAACATCTCGTTCGACCACTACTTCGGCACCTACCCCAAGGCGGCGAACACGGACGGCACCAGGTTCACGCCGGCCAAGGACACCCCCAAGAACATCGACACCCTGGCGCACGCCGGGCTGCTGGAGAAGAACCCCAATCTCTACAAGCCCAAGCGGCTGCGCGGCGACCAGGCCATGACCTGCGACCAGAACCACTCCTATGGGCCCGAGCAGTATGCCGCCAATGGCGGCAAGGCCGATAAGTTCGTGGAGAACACCGAGGTCAGCAAGTGCACCGGGCTGTTCGGCGAGCCCGGTCTGGTGATGGACTACTACGACGGAAACACCGTCACCGGCCTGTGGAACTACGCCCAGCACTACGCGATGAGCGACCGCTCCTTCAGCTCGGCCTACGGTCCCTCCACCCCCGGAGCGCTGGAGCTGATCTCGGGCCAGACCCATGGCGTGATCTCCACCGACCCCAAGTCCTCCACCGAGGACCCGGTCCAGACCGACAAGCCGGACGCGTACGCGGTGGCCTCGCCGGACGCCAAGGGCGTCGGCACGATGATCAACGACCCGGACCCGGCCTTCGACGACTGCTCCAACAAGGACCACACCAGCGGCAACGCCCTGGCCCGGATGAAGGGCCGGAACGTCGGCGATCTGCTCAACGCCAAGGATGTGAGCTGGGGCTGGTTCCAGGGCGGCTTCCGCCCCAGCACCGCCTGGGACGGTGAGCAGGACCACTACGCCAAGTGCTCCGGCACCACCCACAAGAACGTCGGCGGCGCCGCCTCGGTGGACTACAGCCCGCACCACGCGCCGTTCCAGTACTACAAGTCCACGGCCAACCCGCATCACCTCCCGCCGAAGAACGTCCAGGAGATCGGCCACAGCGGCCGGGCCAACCACAACTACGACCTCACCGACTTCGACGCGGCGCTCAAGACGGGCCATCTGCCGTCCGTCAGCTTCCTGAAGGCCGCCGAGTACCAGGACGGCCACGCCGGCTACTCCGACCCGGTCGACGAGCAGCACTTCCTGGTCAAGCAGATCAACGCGATCCAGAAGTCGCCGCAGTGGAAGGACACCGCGATCGTCGTCGCGTACGACGACAGCGACGGCTGGTACGACCACGCCTACGCCAAGCCCCTCAACGGGTCGACCGACAAGACCACGGGGCCGGGCGGCAAGGCCACCGACAGCCCCGCCTGCCAGTCCGCTCCGAAGCCCGCGGGCGGCTACCAGGACCGTTGCGGCCCCGGCCCCCGGCAGCCGCTGCTGGTGATCTCGCCCTTCAGCAAGTCCAACAAGGTCGACCACACCCGGACCGAGCAGACCTCGATCACCCGCTTCATCGAGGACAACTGGCACACCGGCCGGATCGGTGACGCCTCCTTCGACCGCCGGGCGAACACCCTCTCCGGGCTCTTCGACTTCCGGCACCCCAACAACACCCAGGTGCTGCTGAAGTCCGACGGCTCGGTCGCGTCGGTCCACAAGTCCGGTCACTACACGACCTCCGCCCTGGCCGCCCACGCCCCGATCGTGAACGCCGCGGCCGCCGACGCCCCGACCACCCGGCGGCTCTCCGACGACAAGGGCATCTCCGCCGCCCTGCCCATCGGCCTCACGGCGGGTGTGCTGGTGCTCGGCGGAGCCGGTACGGCGCTGGCCCTCCACCGCCGGCGCACCGCGCGGACCGCGGGCTAGGCCCGTCCCGCGCGAGCGCGCGGCACACCGTCGTCGGGTCCGCCGCCACACCTCCTCCCCAGGTGACGGCGGGCCCGGCCGTTCACCGGGGGCCGGGGAGCAAGGGCCGGGAATAAAGCGGAGCCTTTCTCCGGTTGAATGTCGCCGGTAGACGTTGAGGCGTGGCGGCGCGGCGCCGCACACGCATACGACATACGCGCACCGTGCGGTGCGACCAGGGAGGCGGGCCACCGTGGCCGATGAGCAGGACCGGCGAGACGACCAGCGCGACCCCATCCGGGCCCGGCCCCTCGGCAGCGCACCGGTGCCCCTGTCGGTGCTGGACCTAGCGACCGTCGGCAGCGGGGTGACGGCCACCGAGGCGCTGCGGACCACCACCGAGCTCGCCCGGCTCGCCGAGCGCCGGGGCTTCCAGCGTTTCTGGGTCGCCGAGCACCACTCCATGCCCGGGGTCGCCAGTTCCTCCCCGGCCGTGATCCTCGCCCATCTCGCCGCGCACACCGAGCGGATCCGGCTGGGCTCCGGCGGGGTGATGCTCCCCAACCACGCCCCGCTGGTCATCGCCGAGCAGTTCGGCACCCTGGAGGCGCTCGCCCCCGGCCGGGTGGACCTCGGTCTCGGCCGCGCGCCCGGCACCGACGGGGCCACCGCCGCCGCGCTGCGCCGCACCGAGCGGCTGCGCGAGGGCGCCGACGACTTCCCCCAGCAGCTCGCCGAGCTGACCCGATTCCTCGACGACGACTTCCCCGACGGCCACCGCTACGCCCGTATCCACGCGGTGCCGGGGCCGGTGCAGGGCACCGTGCCCGGTGGGGTCCAGGCCGCCGGCCGGCCCTCGATCTGGCTGCTGGGCTCGAGCGGGTTCAGCGCCCGGCTCGCCGGGATGCTCGGCCTGCCGTTCTCCTTCGCCCACCACTTCTCCGCGGCCAACACCGTCCCCGCGCTCGACCTCTACCGCGAGACCTTCCGGCCGTCCGCCGTGCTGGCCGAGCCGTACGCCTCGATCGGCGTCTCGGCCTTCGCCGCCGAGGACGAGAAGGAGGCCCACCGCCAGGTGCTCACCGGCGCCCTGGCCATGATCCGGCTGCGCACCGGACGCCCCGGCCTGGTGCCGACGCCCGAGGAGGCCGAGGGGTACGAGTTCAACGAGATCGAGCGCGACTTCATCAACAGCTGGCTCGCCAATGTCGAGTACGGCAGCCCGGACCAGGTCCGCGAGGGGCTCGACGGGCTGATCAAGCGCACCGGAGCGGACGAAGTCAAGATCACGGCCAATGCCCACGGCCGTGACGCCCGTCTGCGCTCGTACGAGCTGATCGCCGACGCCTACGATCTGCCGACGGCGCAGACGGGGGCGTAGCGCTACGGAGTGTCCGCCGCGAGGGGCTTCGCCCCTGTACCCCGGACGCCCTTCGGGCGTGTCCTCAAACTCCCCCAGCTACCGCTGGGAGGTGCCCCCTGACGGGCTGAAATCAGCCCCTCCGGCACTTGAGGAGCGGGGTCTGGGGCGGAGCCCCAGTTGTGGGAAGGGGCGGGTAGGGGAGCAGCCCGCCGCAGGCGTACGCGTACCGCCCGGACATGCCCTAACCCGGCGCCGGGCAGTTGATCATCGCCTGGATGCGGTCCGGCGGCACCGGACGGGAGTAGAACCACCCCTGTCCCGTGTCGCAGCCGATCCGCCTCAGCCGCTCCGCCTGCTCGGCGCTCTCCACACATTCGGCCGTCACCGTGAGGCCCAGCCGGTGCGCGAGCTGCACCAGCGCCTCGACGATGGTCTCGTCGGCCGGATTCGGATGCTCCTCCGCCCGGAACCCCTGGACGAACGAGCCGTCCAGCTTGAGCGTGGAGACCGGCAGCCGGCTGAGATAGGCGAGGTTGGAGTAGCCGGTCCCGAAGTCGTCGATCGCGATGGCCACCCCCATGTCGCTGAGCGCCTGCAGCGCCTGCAGCGGCCGCCCCGTGGACCCCATCACCGCCGACTCGGTCAGCTCCAGCTGGAGCAGATGCGGCGGCAGCCCGGTCTCCGCCAGGATCGCGCCGACATCGGCCACCAGATCGGAGTCCCACACCTGGCGGACCGCCACATTCACGCTGACCACCAGCGGATGCGGCGGTTCGGCCAGCTGCCAGGCACGGGCCTGGCGGCAGGCGGTGCGCAGCACCCACCGGCCCAGCGGCACGATCGCGCCGTTCTCCTCGGCCAGCGGGATGAAGCGGTTCGGCGACAGCCGCCCGAACTGCGGATGGTCCCAGCGCACCAGCGCCTCCACCCCCCGGACCACCCCGTCGCCCAGCCCCACCAGCGGCTGGTAGTCGAGCACGAACTCGTCCCGCTCGACCGCCGGGCGCAGGGTGCTGGACAGCGCCTGCCGGGTCATCCGATGGGCGTTGCGCTCCGGGTCGAAGAGGGTCCAGCGCGCCTTGCCGTCCTCCTTCGCCCAGTACAGCGTGGTGTCCGCGGCCTGCATCAGCCACGTGGTGTGGGTGCCGGCCGCGGGCCGCTCCACCACGCCGATGCTGGCCGACACCGACAGCCGCTGTCCGCCCACGTCGAACGGTTCCTGAAGGGTGGCCAGCACCGTCCGGGCGAGGTCGCACAGCTGCTCGGTGCCGCTGGAGTTGCGGACCAGCAGGGCGAACTCGTCCCCGCCGAGCCGTGCCACCAGATGGCCGTCGGGCGCCGCGCAGTCGGTGAGCCGCTGGGCGACCGCGCCGAGCAGCCGGTCGCCGACCCGGTGGCCGAGGGTGTCGTTGACCGCCTTGAAGCCGTCCAGGTCGAGATAGCAGAGCCCGATCCGGCCGGTGCCCCCGTGGTCGTAGGTGGCCGCCTCCAGTGCCCTGGTCATCCGCTCGAAGAAGAGGCTGCGGTTGGGCAGCCGGGTCACCGGGTCGTGCATCTGCAGATGGCGCAGCCGCCCCTGGAGGTCCCGCTGGTCACTGATGTCGGCCATCGACAGCAGCAGACTGCAGCTGTCCGGCGCGGGCTCGACGGTGATCTCGGCCCACAGGGCATGGCCGTCGGCGCGCCGCAGCCGCCGGGTGCGGCGCAGCCGCGCGGCACGGCCGCCGAGTACGTCCCGGTACTCCCGCCAGGTGCGCGGATCCTCGCGCAGATCGGCCAGGTCAGCCGCGCTGCGGGTGATCAGCAGGGCCGGATCGGTGCCGAGCAGGGCGCCGAGCGCGGGGTTGGCGTCGAGCACCCTGCCCTCGCGGTCGACGACGGCCATGGCGAGGCGCGCCACGTTGAAGGCGGCGCGGTAGTCGCCGGGCGCGGGGCCGGTCGCGTGCTCGGCCGTGTGTCCGGCGGTATGCCCGGTGGTGGGCCCGGCGGTATGCCCCGCCGCGAGCCCGGTGGTATGCCCCGTTGGGTGCCCCGCGCCCGGGGGCGCGCCGGGGCCCGGGGGCGTGCCCAGGGCCGACGGCGCGCCGGGGGCCGGTCGGGGTGCGCCGGGGTCCTCCGTGACCGGAAGGACGCTCGGCATAGCCTCACGCTCTGTGATCGTCGGCAGTGTCGCGCCCGGGGCGCGTCCCTGCCCGTCGGGGGTTCCGCTCACCGCTCGCTCCCGCGTGGCGTTTGTTTTGTCCAGGTTGTTCGTACACATCTTGTGCATGTCTCACACCGGGTGCCGGGCCGACCGTAAGTGCCTGCCTGAGGGGGGATTCCCCGCTGGAAATGTGCCGATCATAGGGGCTCGTGCTCCGGGTGTTCCATCGATGTCATCGCGCTCACCGCCGCCTTGACAATGTGTTTGGTCGTATCTGTTCGACTCTGCGCGGGTCAACGGCCGCTCTGACCGATTGTGACCGTCTGTTACGTACCCGGATCGCGGCCTCTTCACTCGACCAGCCCAGCCCAACAGGGCGTACCCCGCCAATTCACCTCAGGGTGGAGTGGGTGTTCCGACTACGCCCGGGAGGTCGACATGGTGCGTCCTCAGGTACCCGAGGGGGTGCACCGGCAGCCTCGGCTGCGTCGGACCGGAGCCCTGCTCACCTCGCTGAGCGCGCTCATCGCGACCACCGTGGTGGCGGGTCCCGCCGTCGCGGCCGGCCCCGGCGGCCCCTGTGACCTGGAGCGCACCGACGCCCACCACTCGGAGGGCGTGGACAGCTGGAACTCCCGCTATCCGCGCCCGGCCCGCCGCCTGGACGCGGCGATGGTCTTCCTGTCCTTCCCGGACGCCCGGCCCCGGGTCACCCCCGCCCAACTGGCCGCCGACCACATCCCCGCGACCCCCAATTTCTTCAAACGGGCCTCCTACGGGAAGTTCGGTTTACGGGTGCATCCGCTGCGGCGCTGGATCACCATGCCCCAGCGCTCCACCGCGTACGCCATACAGCGCGACTGGAACGCCCAGCGCCGCGCGGCCTATCTGAGCGACGCCATCGCGGCCGCCGATCCGCACCTCGACTTCGCCCGCTACGACCTCGTCTATCTGGTCGCCGACCCCGACGCCCCGGGTGTGGACGCCGACGCGACGAAAGTGGTCAACTTCGAAAAGCCACTGCGCGCGGACGGTGTCGAGCTGCGCCGCCTGGTCACCGTTTTCGAGCACCATCCGCCGGACCGCAATGTGCTGGCCCATGAAACCGGGCATGTCTTCGACCTGCCCGACCTCTACCACCGGCCGAAGGACACCGACGGCAACGCCGAATGGGACACCTACGTCGGCGACTGGGACCTGATGGGAAGCCAGTTCGGCATGGCACCCGATCCGTTCGGCTGGCACAAGTGGAAGCTCGGCTGGCTCGGCGCGCGCCAGGTGGCCTGCGACCGCGCCACCGGACCGCGCCGGTACACCCTCCGGCCCCTCGCCGCCCCCATGGCGCGCGGCCGGTCCGGCCCCGACACCCGCACCCGGCTGGTCGTGGTCCGCACCGGGCCCACCACCGCACTGGCCATCGAGGCGCGCGGCGGCAGCGGCAACGACGCGGGCACCTGCACCGAGGGCGTGCTGGTCTACCGCGTCCGCAACGACAAGGCGTCGGGCGACGGCCCCGTCCAGGTGCTGGACGGCCACCCCGCCACCTCCGCCTGCTGGAACGAGTCGGTCTACCCCGAACTCGCCGACGCCCCGCTCGGCGTCGGGGACACCATGTCGGTCAAGGACGACGCCGTACGGATCACGGTGGCGGGCCGCGCCGCCGACGGGGGCTGGACCGTCCGGGTCAACCGCAGGGCGCGCTGATGACGGCCGATGACGGGGCCGCGACGGTCCGTCGGGCCGCTGCCGGACCCGTGCCGATGCCGCAGGTCGGGCCGGTGCCGGACCCCGGCCTAGGACCGGTGCTCGCTCCTCACCATTGATCAAGTCGGCTTCGAGGTGGCGCTTCGAGACTGTGGGCCCCTTTTCGACGTCGGGCGCCCGGGAGTTGAGAATGCCGCGATACGCGAATCTGACCGAGGCCCTGAAGGAACGGGCCCTCTCGCGCCCCGACGGCACGGCGCTCGCCCACCCCGCCGCCGATGGCACCGAACACCGCGTGTCCTACGCCGCCCTCGACGCCCGCGCCGACGCCGTGTCCGCCTGGCTGCGCGCCCGGGACGCCACCGGCCGCCGGGTGCTGCTCGCCATGGACCCCGGTCCGTGCGCGGCGGTGGCGCTGCTCGGCTGTCTGTACGCGGGGGCCGTCGCGGTGCCCGTGCCCGCGCCGTCCGCCTCCCGGACCGATGCCGAGCGCACCGCCTCGATCGTCCGGGACGCCGCCGTGGACCTCGTCCTCACCGAGACCGCCCACGCCACCGAGACCTCGCGCGGCTCTCCCGAATCGGCCGCGCCGGTCTGACCTGCCTCGCCGTCGACGGACTCCGCCCCGACGCGTGCGCCGACACGCCCCGGCAACCCCTCCGCACCCCCGCCGACAGCCTCGCGCTGCTCGCCTACGACTCCGGGCCCGCCACCGCCCCGCGCGGCGCCCTGCTGACGCATGGCAACCTTACGGCGGCCATGGCCGGGCTGCGGCGGACGCTCGGCACCGACCGCCGCTCCCGGATCGGCGGCTGGCTGCCCCGCCGCCACACCCCCGGGCTGATCGGGCAGGTGCTGCACCCCTTATGGCTCGGCGCCACCGCCGTGACACTTCCCGCGGAGCCGTACCGCACCGATCCGCTCGGCTGGCTGCGCGCCATCAGCCGCCACGGGATCACCGAAACCCTCGCGCCCGACTTCCTCCACGCCCGCTGCGCCGCCCTCCTCGGCGACGAGCCACCGGCCGGGCTCGACCTCTCCCGCTGGCGGACCGCGCTGAACGCCGGGGAACCGGTCTCGGCCGGGACCATGGCCGCCTTCCCCCACCGCTGCGCCCCGCTGGGCCTGCGCCCGGGCACCCTGGTGGCCGGTTACGTCCCGGCCGAGGGGACGCCGGTGCCGCTGGCCACGGGGCGCACACCGGTGCCGGGCGCGGACTTCGCCGTCGCGGACCCGCTGACCGGGCGCCGGCTGCCGGACGGGGCGCCCGGGGAGATCTGGGTGCGCGGCCCCGCCGTCGCCACCGGCCACTGGGGCGGTCCGCCGGACACCGCGCTGCTGTTCGCCGCCCGCGTCGCCGAGGGGCCCGGCGGCTTCCTGCGCACCGGCGATCTCGGCCTTACGGTCAACGGCCGGCTCCGGATGACCGGCCGGGTCCGTGACGCCCTCCTGGTGGACGGCCACACCCTGCACCCCCAGGACGTGGAGCGCGAACTGCTGGGCTGCGCGAAGGCGCTGGGATCGGCCCGGGTGTTCTGCGCCGGGCCCGGTGCGGGGGCGCTGGTGGTCGTGCAGGAGGTCGTCCGTACGGCTGGCGGGGCGCGCAGCGGGCTGCCCCGGCTGGCGGCCCGGATCCGCGCCCTGATCGCGGAGGAGTTCGGGGTCGAGACCGGCGCGCTGCTGCTGGTGCGCCCCGGCACCGTGCGCGGGGCGGGAACCGCCAAGGTACGGCGCGCCCTGCTGCGCGAGCGCTATCTGCGGGGTGAAGTGCGCGCGCTGCACGCCGAGTTCGGGCCGGGGGCCGGTGAGCCCTGCCGGGGTGGTGCGGCGTGAATAGGGGGCGCACGGTCGCGTGCGTGCTACGGG encodes the following:
- a CDS encoding M6 family metalloprotease domain-containing protein; amino-acid sequence: MVRPQVPEGVHRQPRLRRTGALLTSLSALIATTVVAGPAVAAGPGGPCDLERTDAHHSEGVDSWNSRYPRPARRLDAAMVFLSFPDARPRVTPAQLAADHIPATPNFFKRASYGKFGLRVHPLRRWITMPQRSTAYAIQRDWNAQRRAAYLSDAIAAADPHLDFARYDLVYLVADPDAPGVDADATKVVNFEKPLRADGVELRRLVTVFEHHPPDRNVLAHETGHVFDLPDLYHRPKDTDGNAEWDTYVGDWDLMGSQFGMAPDPFGWHKWKLGWLGARQVACDRATGPRRYTLRPLAAPMARGRSGPDTRTRLVVVRTGPTTALAIEARGGSGNDAGTCTEGVLVYRVRNDKASGDGPVQVLDGHPATSACWNESVYPELADAPLGVGDTMSVKDDAVRITVAGRAADGGWTVRVNRRAR
- a CDS encoding AMP-binding protein, which encodes MPRYANLTEALKERALSRPDGTALAHPAADGTEHRVSYAALDARADAVSAWLRARDATGRRVLLAMDPGPCAAVALLGCLYAGAVAVPVPAPSASRTDAERTASIVRDAAVDLVLTETAHATETSRGSPESAAPV
- a CDS encoding AMP-binding protein, translated to MTCLAVDGLRPDACADTPRQPLRTPADSLALLAYDSGPATAPRGALLTHGNLTAAMAGLRRTLGTDRRSRIGGWLPRRHTPGLIGQVLHPLWLGATAVTLPAEPYRTDPLGWLRAISRHGITETLAPDFLHARCAALLGDEPPAGLDLSRWRTALNAGEPVSAGTMAAFPHRCAPLGLRPGTLVAGYVPAEGTPVPLATGRTPVPGADFAVADPLTGRRLPDGAPGEIWVRGPAVATGHWGGPPDTALLFAARVAEGPGGFLRTGDLGLTVNGRLRMTGRVRDALLVDGHTLHPQDVERELLGCAKALGSARVFCAGPGAGALVVVQEVVRTAGGARSGLPRLAARIRALIAEEFGVETGALLLVRPGTVRGAGTAKVRRALLRERYLRGEVRALHAEFGPGAGEPCRGGAA